In bacterium, a single window of DNA contains:
- a CDS encoding ZIP family metal transporter, which translates to MNPILLILALSTAAALTSALGVLPLIGRGHMPRSWVGWGNAIAAGMMLGAAYMLSALVPGPVKPGSVRPELLEAIGAVLGICFIYWTHVAVGTAGVELNRARAEDPLHGYRILMVNGLHSASEGLAMAVAMVIDLKFGVLVALALAVHNIPEATVLAAVLNGRGLNLRQIAGLAVATNLSQILLAVATYSVVIAAPATLPWVQGFAVGTLVQLVLIELLPESYREAGQTSIAAVTVVALGVVVLIQGFVG; encoded by the coding sequence ATGAATCCGATTCTGCTGATCCTGGCGCTTTCGACCGCCGCGGCGCTGACCTCGGCTCTGGGGGTCTTACCGCTCATCGGCCGGGGGCATATGCCCAGGAGCTGGGTCGGCTGGGGCAATGCGATCGCCGCCGGCATGATGCTCGGCGCGGCCTACATGTTGAGCGCTCTGGTGCCGGGGCCGGTGAAGCCCGGAAGTGTCCGCCCCGAGCTGCTCGAGGCGATCGGGGCCGTGCTGGGCATCTGCTTCATCTACTGGACCCACGTCGCGGTGGGCACCGCCGGCGTCGAGCTCAATCGAGCCCGGGCCGAGGACCCCTTGCACGGGTACCGGATTCTGATGGTCAACGGACTGCACTCCGCGTCCGAAGGTCTGGCGATGGCGGTGGCGATGGTGATCGATCTCAAGTTCGGCGTGCTGGTGGCGCTGGCGCTCGCCGTGCACAACATTCCCGAGGCCACCGTGCTGGCGGCGGTTCTCAACGGCCGGGGTCTGAACTTGCGTCAGATCGCGGGTCTCGCGGTCGCCACCAACCTCAGTCAGATTCTTCTTGCGGTCGCGACCTACTCGGTGGTGATCGCGGCGCCGGCAACGCTACCGTGGGTTCAGGGTTTCGCGGTCGGCACACTGGTGCAGCTGGTGTTGATCGAGCTGCTGCCCGAGTCGTACCGCGAGGCCGGCCAGACGAGCATTGCCGCGGTCACGGTGGTCGCGCTCGGCGTCGTGGTTCTCATTCAAGGGTTTGTCGGATGA